From Silurus meridionalis isolate SWU-2019-XX chromosome 14, ASM1480568v1, whole genome shotgun sequence, a single genomic window includes:
- the LOC124397342 gene encoding beta-galactoside-binding lectin-like: MNGVVVQNWSFKSGQTLTITGVPSRDATNFAINIGNSPDEIALHMNPRFDAHGDNRTVVCNSLHGGSWCEEHRPDGFSFNQEEEFKMWIKFTNEEFTITLPDQSEIRFPNRPGAEKYSFMNFDGEVRIHSIEIK; this comes from the exons ATGAAT GGTGTAGTAGTGCAGAACTGGTCCTTTAAATCAGGACAAACGCTGACTATAACCGGAGTCCCCAGTCGCGACGCCACCAA CTTTGCCATTAACATCGGGAACAGTCCAGACGAAATCGCTCTGCACATGAACCCTCGCTTCGACGCTCATGGGGATAACCGCACCGTGGTGTGTAACTCCTTACATGGAGGTAGCTGGTGTGAGGAGCACCGTCCTGATGGCTTTTCCTTCAATCAAGAAGAGGAGTTTAAG ATGTGGATCAAATTCACCAATGAGGAGTTTACAATCACGCTCCCAGACCAGTCGGAGATCCGCTTCCCAAACCGCCCCGGTGCTGAGAAGTACAGCTTCATGAACTTCGATGGTGAGGTGCGAATCCACAGCATCGAGATCAAGTAG